AAATAACAGTAAGTTAACAGTACATAGTTTATAAAAGCAAGTCCAGAATGCTAAGGTGGTCTGGGTTTTGTCCTGTGGAATGCATTTCTGTTAAAAGTCCAGAAGTTTGACACAGATTTGCCATAAAAAGTCTGATGACCCATCAGAGAAGTTACTGGTAGTTGTATTAGAACTAACTTCTTTACTCCAGCTGAGTTGAGCAATACTGTTTGTATGTGTTCAGGATAATAGAATCTTAATTTTATGGAGCTTAACATCTAATGTCATGCCAGACATTTAATTGTTCTTGTAAGCAACTGAACACCCTCTTTACTCATCTTTGGGTCAAACAACTTTCAGCTCCCCTTTTGTAAACAATGTTATGATTTGAAATTTTTGGTTGTGCCTAAATACATAAACCTGtttggttttaatctgaaaatataGTTGTGTCTGTTGGACATTGCTATTATACTATTATTTACTTAGCATCAGCAATGATCAAGATTATTTTAATCATGTGAAGAGAGAAGATCTGTGCCAGGAAGGAAGTGAGGAAGTGTGCAGCTCAAATATGTGGCTTTGGAAGTCTATAAGCAGTGTGATTGAGCCTGAGCAAAGATCAGAGCTGATTTATCAGGTATTCACAAGAGCTGTTTTTTCTATTCTACTCTGTATGCCCAGtttttttgagtttattttCCTCGGTGAACTACTTTGTGTCAGTGCAGTCACCGAATTTGTCCGAGTTTGAAGGAAATCTTGGGTAACTGAAAACACCTGTATGTCATCTCCCCTTCTTTAATTTCTGACTTTCAAAAacaattgctttgttttcctcgGGAGTTTGGCTTTGATAGTCATTAACATGTTGAAATATAGTAAAGGGCATAGGAGgcttgaatattttaattttgttgtttaataaaataaagtgtATCTTCTGTAATTATAACTGAACTAATGGCAGTTGTATTCTTTACCTCATTTATAAGCCACATGTTGCTaaattctcaaatattttcttggaaaaacacttctataaatgtatttaaaatgctgATCTCTGAAATCtattaaaacagagaaatacataaaatctGTAATGGTTTATATAGCTTTTTAGGACACAATTTACTTTTTGCAAAATTAATCTATTATTTACATATGTAAATTGGTAGTATTAATGTCTATATACAAGATGCCTTATACAGGTTCAAACCACTTTGTGGAAATCTCCTTAAACAGTTAGTGTTCTACTTTAGTCCAGTAGGTGATGTGTAAGAACttcctattttgttttcttggataAATAAGAGCATAATACTTCTGAAAAGTAACTTCTCCTTTTCACAATCAGACTTCTCATTTTTTAACAGGAAGAAAGAGGCAGGATTAGTAGCTGTACAGTATTGCATTTTGTACATCTCAAATCGTTGTCCTGGAGTGACAGAGAGAGGCCAGCATCCATTCACTTTAAACAATCAAATCaaagatttcttctttaaagaacTTGAGTAGGGAGTGGTAGTAGATCGGTCTTGTGTATATTGTCCAAGTTTTATTTCCGAAGTACTTTCCAGAGGCAGGCCTGAATCTCCATGAAGTTTTCTGCAAATAAGTTGGAACACAGTCTTACGGACACTTCTGGACATGAAGAAATACATAACGGGGTCTAGGCAGCTGTTAAAAGATGAAAAGATGAGCATCACCTCATTGCATTTGTGAATTATTTCCTTCCAATAACAAGATGTGGTTTGTAACTGTGATGTAATGTAGACAAACCGGAACACATGGTAAGGAACAAAACATATGGTGAAAATAACAAGTACAATGAAGGAATTCCTTGCTGTCTGGATGTATTTTCCTGCATTGGGAaaatttgctcttttctttgaaattttcagAAGGTTCTTGGCAATTTTAACGTATGAAagtatcaaaaggaaaaaaactatccaaaaaattattacaacaatataatttaaaattgcttctgtctttgcattctGTTTATTTCGGTAATGGAAGCACATAGTAGAATTGCTGTCCTTGCTTTTAGAGAAAGATGGTACAACTACTATTATAAATCCTGTTAGTGCAAGTGCCCACACCACGCAACAAATATGTATGCTTCGTGTAGTAGTTAACATTTTAGGACGCTTCACagacttgtttatttttatgtaacGATCTAGACTAATTAGTCCCAACAGTACTATGCTGATATACATGTTCATATAAAATAGAGTTCCTACAGTCTTGCATAAAATCCGTCCAAACATCCAGGTGTTTTTGGTAATGTGATAGAGTATTCGGAAGGGAAGACAGAAGATCAGCAGAAGGTCTGCGACAGCCACATTAAGCAAGTAAATTTGGATAGAATTCCTTTTCTGATGAATGCACAGGAAAGCAAACAGGGCTACAATATTTCCAACCAGTCCAATGACAAAAATAATGGAGTAAAAAATTATCAAAGCAAGTGATAGTGAGTTTTCATCTAAGGGACAATTggtgttgtttttaatttccgAGGCATTTATGGCTAGTTTAGTTTGATTACTCCAGAAGACTTTCTCGTGTGGAAGAGTGGTCAGTAAATCAGCTGCAACTGTCGCCATCATTTGTGAGGATTTTTTAGCTGCTCTGTAGGAAtgcaaagagaaattttaagaattaaaatGCTGTTGGATCATTTTCACGTATTCTTGCTTTATTGCGTACAGTCTTATGTGATATAAACATAGAGTATGGTaactgaaaaaaggaaatacaccAAAGTAGCTGAGTAGAGCTTTGAGCTGGTTATTGTGTAAGTctctatatacatatatacaatGTAAGTCTAGATAAATCagttccctttttttcttcatgtgaaCTAGACATGAACAGATGGAACAGACTACTCACACAGATAACTATTTTTGTATTTACTGTCTTGtattgttttgaaaattaaCTGTTATGTTTGGCTGCAAACtttagaaatttaattttttttgagtataaataatttttttacattttggtATTAAGATTGTCTTTCTGACatagaaaaatttttcataagGATATAAAAATATGGTATCACAGCTAAATGAAGAATTCTCAGTGATGATACAAGGTACATAGAAATACATCAAACCAAATCTAAACTCAGTCGGTGGTTGTTTGAAATAAGTACAGATCTCTCACATGCAAGTCAGTAGTTTTCAGTTAGAAAAGCATTTGTCAATTAGTATTTACTTGACTGTGTAATCTGTTATAAGTAAAACTGAGTCAGAACTGTTACAGTAgcttgtttttaataatttatatcTTCATGTAAATTTAAGTTCACAAATCAATATTCTgcaaagaaacttaaaagtaaCTGGAAACACCATTAATGCAGTAGCATATTGTTTTCAAATCTTCCTTGCTTTTActgcttttgttgttttcatttcagagttTTTAATTTCACTAAACTTATTTTTGACCAGGAAGTTAGAATCTGGAAGGTAGAagtcagctttaaaaaaagaaagaaaactgtaaaaagcaTGTAATTAGGAGGACAGGATCACAAGGAGCTGTTTGGAGAGTTAGTTAATACTGATTAGTAATGGTGCAACTTTTGTCCTCAATTTGTATGTCACAGTAATAAAAGTTtccataaataattttatttatttatggataaataaattttatttt
This genomic window from Phaenicophaeus curvirostris isolate KB17595 chromosome 1, BPBGC_Pcur_1.0, whole genome shotgun sequence contains:
- the GPR34 gene encoding probable G-protein coupled receptor 34, with the translated sequence MMATVAADLLTTLPHEKVFWSNQTKLAINASEIKNNTNCPLDENSLSLALIIFYSIIFVIGLVGNIVALFAFLCIHQKRNSIQIYLLNVAVADLLLIFCLPFRILYHITKNTWMFGRILCKTVGTLFYMNMYISIVLLGLISLDRYIKINKSVKRPKMLTTTRSIHICCVVWALALTGFIIVVVPSFSKSKDSNSTMCFHYRNKQNAKTEAILNYIVVIIFWIVFFLLILSYVKIAKNLLKISKKRANFPNAGKYIQTARNSFIVLVIFTICFVPYHVFRFVYITSQLQTTSCYWKEIIHKCNEVMLIFSSFNSCLDPVMYFFMSRSVRKTVFQLICRKLHGDSGLPLESTSEIKLGQYTQDRSTTTPYSSSLKKKSLI